The following proteins are co-located in the Siansivirga zeaxanthinifaciens CC-SAMT-1 genome:
- the rnpA gene encoding ribonuclease P protein component: MNFTINKKEKLKSKKLIEKLFSEGKTVTVFPLRLVYLPTVFEENIKAKTGVSVSKRQFKTAVDRNRIKRLIRESYRLNKAVYFNNISTQYAFMILYIGKEKPTLTQIESKMGMLFEKFSDKMSETKN, from the coding sequence TTGAATTTTACGATTAATAAAAAAGAAAAACTAAAAAGTAAAAAGCTAATAGAAAAACTCTTTAGTGAAGGAAAAACGGTTACCGTATTTCCTTTGCGTTTAGTTTATTTACCAACGGTTTTCGAAGAAAATATTAAAGCCAAAACAGGGGTTTCGGTAAGTAAACGCCAATTTAAAACAGCCGTAGATAGAAACCGTATAAAACGTTTAATTAGAGAATCTTATCGCCTTAACAAAGCCGTTTATTTTAACAACATTTCAACGCAATATGCGTTTATGATTTTGTACATTGGCAAAGAAAAACCTACTTTAACCCAAATTGAAAGTAAAATGGGCATGTTATTTGAAAAGTTTTCAGATAAAATGTCTGAAACTAAAAATTAA
- a CDS encoding AsmA family protein, which produces MTTNQKKIKFYKKKRFKIILIILVAFIGFRIYLPTLVKNNINDVLADIPGYYGHVEDIDIALIRGAYVINDLYLNKTNAKTQIPFLKFPKSDISIEWKSIFKGKIVSEVIMTKPEIIYVFEDQQAAGEETSVDDWTKALTNIIPININHFEVHQGKLAFVQVKANPDIDLHISGLEMYANNLRNIVAKEHTLPSEFHATGVSVGNGNMVLDGNINLVKEIPDMDLSLSLKSANVTALNDLTRHYAGIDFSSGIFELYSEIAIADGFLKGYVKPLLKNSKLIGKDDKFFEVLWEGLDGFFIFLLKNHKTNTLATKIPIEGNLNDIKTGVWSSVTNIFKNAWVKAFKGEVDNDVEYKDAFQEKRASKKELRAKKRAERKAEKAKAK; this is translated from the coding sequence ATGACCACCAACCAAAAAAAGATTAAGTTTTATAAAAAAAAACGTTTTAAAATTATTTTAATAATTCTAGTAGCCTTTATAGGTTTTAGAATTTACTTACCAACCTTAGTTAAAAATAATATTAATGATGTTTTAGCAGATATTCCGGGGTATTATGGCCATGTTGAAGATATTGATATCGCCCTTATTCGAGGTGCTTATGTTATAAACGATTTGTACCTCAATAAAACCAATGCCAAAACACAGATTCCTTTTTTAAAATTTCCTAAAAGTGATATTTCAATAGAATGGAAATCTATTTTTAAAGGTAAAATTGTGAGTGAGGTTATCATGACTAAACCAGAGATAATTTATGTTTTTGAAGACCAACAAGCCGCTGGAGAAGAAACAAGTGTTGACGATTGGACCAAAGCACTTACCAACATTATTCCTATTAACATAAACCATTTTGAAGTACATCAAGGCAAACTAGCCTTTGTACAGGTAAAAGCTAATCCAGACATCGATTTACATATTTCCGGATTAGAAATGTATGCCAATAATTTAAGAAATATTGTCGCTAAAGAACATACCTTACCTTCCGAATTTCATGCTACAGGAGTTTCGGTTGGCAATGGAAACATGGTGTTAGATGGCAATATTAATTTAGTAAAAGAAATTCCCGACATGGATTTATCATTGTCGTTAAAATCGGCGAACGTTACGGCGCTAAACGATTTAACCAGACATTATGCTGGCATCGATTTTTCAAGCGGTATTTTCGAATTATACAGTGAAATTGCGATTGCCGATGGCTTTCTAAAAGGTTATGTAAAACCCTTATTAAAAAATTCGAAGCTTATTGGTAAAGACGATAAATTCTTTGAAGTTCTTTGGGAAGGATTGGATGGCTTTTTTATTTTTCTGTTAAAAAACCATAAAACCAATACACTCGCCACTAAAATACCTATTGAAGGTAATCTTAACGATATAAAAACGGGGGTTTGGTCTTCTGTTACCAATATTTTTAAAAATGCCTGGGTAAAAGCTTTTAAAGGCGAAGTTGATAATGATGTAGAATACAAAGATGCCTTTCAAGAAAAAAGAGCATCAAAAAAAGAATTGCGCGCTAAAAAAAGAGCCGAAAGAAAAGCCGAAAAAGCGAAAGCAAAATAA
- a CDS encoding PepSY domain-containing protein, with translation MAKSTRTLMRIIHRYLGFFLAGIMTVYALSGVVLIFRDSNFLKQETIITKQIKTNAKPNELKDLLGQRRLKIEKQEGDIIAFTDGTYNTKTGEAIYTQRELPYVLNKMTHLHKSKSGDPLFFLNIFFGLSLLFFVLSSFWMFLPKTTIFKKGMYYTVAGIVLTLILLFV, from the coding sequence ATGGCAAAATCTACCAGAACACTCATGCGAATTATTCATCGCTATCTAGGCTTCTTTTTAGCTGGTATTATGACTGTATATGCTTTAAGTGGTGTTGTTTTAATTTTTAGAGATTCTAATTTTTTAAAACAAGAAACCATAATAACCAAACAAATTAAAACGAATGCCAAACCTAATGAATTAAAAGATTTATTAGGACAAAGACGCCTAAAAATTGAAAAGCAAGAAGGAGACATAATTGCTTTTACCGATGGTACCTACAATACCAAAACCGGTGAAGCCATTTATACGCAAAGAGAATTGCCATACGTTTTAAATAAAATGACACATTTGCATAAATCGAAATCTGGAGATCCCTTATTTTTCCTAAACATATTTTTTGGTTTATCCTTGTTATTTTTCGTGCTATCATCGTTTTGGATGTTTTTACCAAAAACCACCATTTTTAAAAAGGGGATGTATTACACCGTGGCAGGTATTGTGCTAACCTTAATTTTACTGTTTGTTTAG